A region of the Mus caroli chromosome 7, CAROLI_EIJ_v1.1, whole genome shotgun sequence genome:
TTGCAATTTGTGCAGTTGTTTGTGCATGATGAGAGCCGCCAGCAGCTCAAGGTCAAGTTCCGAACTGGCCGCGCCTTCTACTTGCAACTACGCTCTCCTCCAGAGACCCGCGACTGCGAGTTTGGCCGCTGGGTGCGGCTGCTCTACCGCCTGCGATTCCACTCGCCCACCTGCGCAGTGCCCTTCACGCACGAGGACACTGcgcctgaggaggaggaggaggaggaggaggaggtcaagGAGGGGCAGTTGCAACCCCCGGAGGTGAGGGCGGGACCTCGAGCCCAGGGATGTTGGGCCAGGAAGGATGGAAAGGGACCAGGTAGGCCTGCTGGAGCCAGGAcccctgggtctgagggaggaaggCTGGGTCCTGGATacctgggtctgagggaggagggctggggcttAGACCCCTGGGTCTGAGGAAGGAAAACCAGTCCTGGATCTCTAGGCCTAAGGAGAAAGGaactcctcccttcttccatcttcTTAGGGGTTCTAAGGAAAAGGCTACAGGGTCTGCAGCAGACTAGGGACTGTGTGGCTGATATTGTTAGCCCAGGTGCCCTAAAAGAAACCACAcagccatctcccagcctctgcctgGCACCAAGTGGGTTCTAGGGAGAGAAACCTTTTCACTGAAAGGTTGGGCTACAGCTGGCCATACATGTCGAGTTCCCTGAAAGGGGAACTGTGGATGACAGTTGTGGAAGCTGAGGCCTCTTCCCAAGGTACCCACAGGCCCACCTTTCTCAAACCCAGACCCTCATGCTGGTCAGGCTCTCAGATGTACACTCTTCTTAGTTTcaagccacagaggccagactCGACCCGCAGGTCTCAGAACTCTGGGGGCTCTGACTCAGACAAGATCCTTCCAGATCGCCAAAGGACCAGAAATCAAGTCAGCTCAGctcagagccagagagatggaATTTTAAACTTAATAAAGATCAGGCTCTTAAGAACCTACACCGAAGCCCTGGTTCTTTTATGTGACAATCACCAAGGCAACAGGCTGCCTCCAGGGCTTCCTCTAGGCCTCTCTGCCTTTGGTGCCTTGCTATGCAAGGGTTTTCCAATTGGCTTCCCTTTTTTCCCTCCGCTGGAGGTGACATCCAGAGCCTCCACCTTCTAAGGAAAACCCTACCCTCAGCCACACCCCATCCCCTCACTGTGGTCTAGACAGGGGCTCTACTACTGAGTCCCTGAGctctcttttcactttttattttaatgcaggGTATTATTTAATTGCCCTTTCTatgtctgcctcagccttccagataGCTAAAATGACAGCTGTACCCAGCCCTGTCTTGGCTGTCCTTTGTGGGTGGTCACAGGCCTGTGTCCTCTCTGTAGGTAATGTTCAAGAGAGTTTAGGCCACAGGGCATGAGTTCCACCCTTGACTCTTGTAAATGCCATGACAAGCAGTTCCCCCAGCAGACGCCATCTTCCAAGATGGTGACCGCAATGACTAACCCCACCCACAAGGGGGTAAGAACTACAGACTCTGGAAGGATGGACACATGATAATTTGAGCAACAGTTCTTTATCACAGTGATCATTCTGGAAAGATGACTGCCATCCCAAGAGTTGCAGCGCTGGTGTCCGGGTTCTGATGACTTATTTAGCAGGTGATGAGCTGTCACTGTGGCACTGCAGGAGAAAAGAGAGGTGGGTGAGGCAGGGTAAGATGGACTGCACCATGTCTCTACCCAAAATCCGCCagcagagggagcaagagagtTCCCATCCAGCAAACACCAGTGTAGTCATGGtcacatctctctgtctctctctccctcagcagGGCTGCATATAGCCCCAGATATCCTTGAACTCAAATATGTAGCTtgaactgctggtcctcctgcttccatcttcccaatgctgggatgaCAGTCATCCATCACTGTGGCCAGCTTagagtgctggggatggagccgaGGCTTTGTGATAGACAAACACTGTCCCCACAAGCTACATCTCCAGacccacagaaagagaaagggtctCATGGCATCCAACGTTCCACATAGTTGAGGCTCTTGATATCTCAAGCACCTAAGAACTATGGCTATAGATGTGCTttgccatgcctggccttttgttttgtttttaaaattgtttttaatgttttaaatgtatttattttatgtgaatacattgtagttgtcttcagacaccctagaagagggcatcagattccattacagatggctgtgagccaccttgtggttgctgggaattgaactcaggaccacaggagcagccagtattcttaaccactgagccatcccttcagcccttgttttaaaatttaatcagttattttatgtgtgtgtttatgttctcCATGTGCATGGCCTGAAGGGGGctttggagcccctggaactggtgctaccaatggttgtgagccatcatggagtcctgggaactgaactcggggtctcttgaagagcagccagtgctcttaaccactgagtcatctctccagcccttgattttTCACTTTATAATGTTTTGACAGGATCatactatgtaactcaggctgacttagaattcactctgtagcataggttggcttcaaactcacatcTCCTAGATGAGCTTGAGCATTCTTGGGTACTGGAatgacagatgtgcaccacaCCCCAGACagtttaaagtcattttaaatcCCAAATGGGGGTGCTCTGAGAACCTGCCAGCTGTCAGAAGTCAGCGGGAGTCTGCCGTGAGGATGCATCTGAGCTGACTTAGTCACCCACAAGAAGACCCCAGAATAGAGGGTGGCTCAGCCTGACTCCAGAATGCAGccagtgggtgggggaggggggatgctcCCAGAACTGTCCCTGAGGGGCTGAAGATCCTGTTTGCTAAGCTGTCACAGGGCCAGGGACATCAGCATTGTTAAGTGTCTTCAGATCAAGCAGAGGCATGCTGATGTGTACTTTGGGCCACCTGATCTGCTTCCTTCAGCAATGTCTTGTGGACTGAATCCAGCAAAGGAGATGAGGAAGTTTTCTTGGAAGACGGTTCAGCATATGCCAGAGACCAAAAGTAGGGACATATGTAGCCACTGTAGTGCCACCAAGACACACGACACCGAATTCCAGGCTGGAAAGACTGTGGTGATGGTGGGGGAGTCTGACGAGTAGGGGAGCGCTATCTCAACTCTGATTCCAGGGGCGAAGGACAGGAGGAGGCTTGACAGGAGGGGTTGCAGGTGGGGCACAAGCTAGGGCTGGTGCTCTccaaccccagggcctttgcatgaCCTGTATTGCCTTCTTGCCTGGGGCATCTGGGTAGGTTCACCAGGGGCCCTGGATTAGGGTCAGTCAGTGTGGGACCATTCCCTTCTCACCTCGGACATCCAGTTTGCATTCAGCCAGGGCCTCCCCCAGCTCATTGAAGGCGCGGCAGGAATAGGTCCCTGCATCAAAGGGCGACGGGCGGCGAATGTTCAATGTCAGGATGCCCTGGTAGTTGGTTATGAGGAATTTGGGATCTTCATGGATTTCCATCTTGTTCTTCATCCACACCACCTTCGGCTAGGGAAGGGAACCAGAGAGAAAGCTGACTTAGAGGGATGTCCTGACACCACCTGCATGAGTGCACAGGGGAGACAGAGGACCCCAGTTGGCCACCATTCCTCTCTCGTCACCTCCCACCTTTCCTCCCTGTGCTCCAGGCACTGCTATTTTGGGGACAGACCCAATGATGACTTCCCACCCAGGGCCCTGGGActgtcttctccctctcccaACCCTGCAGTTCCTGCCTGTCCCACCCTTCCCTGGCCAGCTGCATCCCTTACTGTCTTAGCCCTGCCTCTCGTTCTCTGTCACGCTTATCACCATTCATGGTTTTATATCACTTGTGAGACCTGAGACCAGTGTTATTCTTCCTCCAACACAAAGGAACTTCTTTGTCCCATTTGTGACACACAAAGTTCAGGAAAATACTTGTGGGATAAATCATGTGATTCATcaaatggaatgaatgaatgagctgaGAAAAATGAATAGATTGGCATAGGGTTAAGTGACATGGTGGATggatttatgaatgaatgaatgaatgaatgaatgaaggcctggtggtgcactacaatcccagcactcaggaagtggaggcagaggattttgagttcaaggccatcctagacTACATGAACCcttatctaaaaaagaaaaatgatggggcctggagaatggctcagcagttgaaagtgcttgctgcttttctagagggtgtgagttcagttctcagcacccacgcggggcagctcacaactgcctataatttaACCACCAGGGaacccaacgccctcttctggcatacaggaGTACTGCACACACAAAGttcacatacaaacaaaattttaggatatttttaaagaataatgaaaTCCTGTCTGGGTAGCTCAGGAAAACCTCAGGGAGCTGTACAGGTATAGATGtgtcgccccccccccacctcccacccccggCGCTTCTCAGGGAATGACACTGTCTCCAAACAGGACAGGAAAGATGGGCTTCATGGATGAGCTGTGCCTGGCAGTCAAGAGGCAGAAAGTTCAAAACTGTCTGAGACTTGGCCTCTGCCTGAGGAGACTGCAGGGAGGAACTGCCGGTATGGTGGGTCTGGGGCTACGTGCTGCTGAGGGTTTCTCCAGACCCCACCGTGGCACCTTAGGGTGGCCTCTGACGGCACAGTTGAGAGCTGCGGTATATCCCGCCACCACGACCCGGTCCATCAGGGGGGTCAGGAACTTGGGAGCTGTCCGGAAATCATGCTCCTTGTACTCCAGTGGTTTTAAGGTGATTCCTAGAGAAAGAGACACCCATAAGGTGAGTCCCACCCCAACACTAGCTAGGGGCCAACAACCAGGAGTAGCAGCTGAAGGCCAGGCAGCTGGACCCTGTACCTGTCTTGAGAATTCGAGCTGTGTTCTTGGAGACACCTGGCGAGTCACTGAGACCGCAGATGTTCTCGCTGAAGATACGGAAGTAATACTCATTACCCACAATGAGGTCAGACACGGTACAGCTGGTGTGGCGATTGTGTTCGTAGACATTGAACCACTCCTGGAATGGGGACAAGGAGGGATGAGGGCAGGCAGGTGCATGGAGGACACACGTGGGTACAGACTCACAGTCATCCAGTCTCCTAGCCTCAATTTCCCAGCTGTGAAATAGACAGCTCAGCTCTGCTCTGTCGAGGCAACTAGCCCCCCAAGGTCCCTCTGTCCCCTCACCATGGTCTTTTTGTCAGCCTTCTGGACAAAGTAGCCTGTGATCTCACTGTTCCCGTCGTCCTTGGGCGGCTGCCACTCCACCAGAGCATTTGTGCCCCACACCTCCTTCACCATCACATTCTCTGCTGGCCCTGCCTTTTCTGGAAAGAGAGTTGGGGGTTACCTACCATCTGAGAGGCCCTAAAGCCTGGCTttgcctctccttttctttccagattttttttccttttctttttgacagtagcccaggctgatctcaaatgcATTATATATCCCAGGATTATACTGCTGATCCCCCTACTGTTACCggctgagtgctgagatgatagACCACCCCCACACCTTgtttaccaagtgctgggatgggcCCTACGGTGTTgtgtatgttaggcaagcacaGAACCAACTGAACCCCTTCCTGCTTCAAACATCCCGTCCTCCCCCGGGGGTCCTGTCTCGCACCCACGACCCGGATGCGTATGGTAGCAGTGTCCTTCATGTTCTCAATCTGCACACTCAGCTCATACTCTCCAGAGTCAGAGCGGGCCGCCTGTCGCACGAAGAACACTGTGTCGAAGTCACTAGTCCTCACATTCACACGGGAGGTATCCAAGGGAGCCCCACCCTTGGTCCACACCACCTGAGGCCGGGGCTTGCCCTGGGGGAGGAAATAAAGTCAGGGGACTAGGCTCTGAGGGTCTGAGGACCTGCCTACATCACTGGCCCAAGGCCTgacaacttcctttttttttttttaacaagttttttttttgaagatttatttattatatgtaagtacactgtagctgtcttcagacactccagaagagggagtcagatctcgttacggatggttgtgagccaccatgtggttgctggaatttgaactccggaccttcggaagaacagtcgggtgctcttacccactgagccatctcaccagcctgcctGACAACTTCCTGGTCTTGGACTTGTTCCTAGTCCAGGCCCTGATCCCCACCAAACTCTGGGCATGGCTCTGTTTGACCCCAACCCTATCTCTGATCTCCACTCTGATCCCAGCCCTAACCCTGACCTTGATCCCAGCCCTGACCCTGGCACTGATCTTCACACAAATGATGGTACTGGCCCTGAGTCTGACCCTGTCCATGgccctgccccagccccagctctgaCCCTGACCCTAGCCCTAAGCCTGACCCCAACTCCAACCCTATCAATAACCCAGACACCAGCTCCAACTCTGACCCTATCTATAGCCCTAGCCCCAGCTCCAAACCTGGCCTTAACCCTGATCCCAGATCCAACCCTATCTTAACCCCAGCTCTTACCCTGGCCTTGTCCACAACCCCAAGCCCAGCCCAACCCTGATCCCAGCTCAAGTACCTGGAAGGGGATGACGAGGTTGAGGGCCTCCCCAACTTTTCGGATATAAGTCTGACGAAGATGGCGGGGGAGGCGGATCTTAGGTTGCTCTGAGGGTGTAAACAGAGAGGGTATGTGTTGGGCTGGGAACCACTAGATGGGGATGACATCATCTGGGGGACCCTAATTTGAATGACATTGAGTAGAGAGTCTCAGAAGAGCTGTGTCAGGGACTGAGTGTCACTCACCAACAATCTCCCTGATAGTGACTGGCTGAAGGAGGGTGGCTGGTTCACTGCGCCCTGCGATGTTGACCCCAACAACCCGGAAGAGGATCCTGGCTCCAGTTGGGAGATCCTTGACAGTGAAGCCACAGCGTTCCACTGGCTCCTTGTTAGCTGGGACCCATTCCTCAGCTGGAGAAAGGAGTCTCGTGGACCGGGGCCTTCCTCAGGGGgcctctgccctgcccctccccctcccccagtcaaCACTCCCACTACAGTGAGTGAGCACCAGCATCAGTGGCCACAGCCCCAGTCAAGCGCTCCTGAGGATGGCATGGAGGACCACCCCCATGCCAGCAAAGGCAGCACACCCGCCTCAACACTGTAACCCGCATTTTCAAGGATGAGGAATTGGGGACCCAAGTAGCTTAAGCTCAAGCATGAAATGGTGCAAGAATGGGAAGATGTTGGCCAGctggggaatgaagaaaggaatgcTGGGAAGAGATGGGGCAAGGAGCTAATGGAGGCAA
Encoded here:
- the Fam71e1 gene encoding protein FAM71E1 isoform X5, with the protein product MGVAASSPALELPDLLLLAGPDKENGHLQLLGLFPLQFVQLFVHDESRQQLKVKFRTGRAFYLQLRSPPETRDCEFGRWVRLLYRLRFHSPTCAVPFTHEDTAPEEEEEEEEEVKEGQLQPPEVRAGPRAQGCWARKDGKGPVSSHRGQTRPAGLRTLGALTQTRSFQIAKGPEIKSAQLRAREMEF
- the Fam71e1 gene encoding protein FAM71E1 isoform X7, coding for MLFPLQFVQLFVHDESRQQLKVKFRTGRAFYLQLRSPPETRDCEFGRWVRLLYRLRFHSPTCAVPFTHEDTAPEEEEEEEEEVKEGQLQPPEFQATEARLDPQVSELWGL
- the Fam71e1 gene encoding protein FAM71E1 isoform X1; this encodes MGPAMRRPLPRMRPRSEFMYLASWDGCSRFAPADRPLAPAYAPCRPGRLQRHLLSGEFDQLRDFPIFESNFVQVTRFGEVANKVTMGVAASSPALELPDLLLLAGPDKENGHLQLLGLFPLQFVQLFVHDESRQQLKVKFRTGRAFYLQLRSPPETRDCEFGRWVRLLYRLRFHSPTCAVPFTHEDTAPEEEEEEEEEVKEGQLQPPEVRAGPRAQGCWARKDGKGPVSSHRGQTRPAGLRTLGALTQTRSFQIAKGPEIKSAQLRAREMEF
- the Fam71e1 gene encoding protein FAM71E1 isoform X2, which codes for MKGGRDLKAAPGGADRPLAPAYAPCRPGRLQRHLLSGEFDQLRDFPIFESNFVQVTRFGEVANKVTMGVAASSPALELPDLLLLAGPDKENGHLQLLGLFPLQFVQLFVHDESRQQLKVKFRTGRAFYLQLRSPPETRDCEFGRWVRLLYRLRFHSPTCAVPFTHEDTAPEEEEEEEEEVKEGQLQPPEVRAGPRAQGCWARKDGKGPVSSHRGQTRPAGLRTLGALTQTRSFQIAKGPEIKSAQLRAREMEF
- the Fam71e1 gene encoding protein FAM71E1 isoform X4 codes for the protein MKGGRDLKAAPGGADRPLAPAYAPCRPGRLQRHLLSGEFDQLRDFPIFESNFVQVTRFGEVANKVTMGVAASSPALELPDLLLLAGPDKENGHLQLLGLFPLQFVQLFVHDESRQQLKVKFRTGRAFYLQLRSPPETRDCEFGRWVRLLYRLRFHSPTCAVPFTHEDTAPEEEEEEEEEVKEGQLQPPEFQATEARLDPQVSELWGL
- the Fam71e1 gene encoding protein FAM71E1 isoform X6: MGVAASSPALELPDLLLLAGPDKENGHLQLLGLFPLQFVQLFVHDESRQQLKVKFRTGRAFYLQLRSPPETRDCEFGRWVRLLYRLRFHSPTCAVPFTHEDTAPEEEEEEEEEVKEGQLQPPEFQATEARLDPQVSELWGL